The proteins below are encoded in one region of Desertifilum tharense IPPAS B-1220:
- a CDS encoding NYN domain-containing protein, with the protein MSRASLSTVLLVDGYNVIGAWNALKLIRDRDGLEPARWHLIESLTNYSSYNGFITQIVFDAYYQNTPSKSEVVTENLSVHYTSFGQTADSFIEITCAKFRNDIRKFHQRLVVATSDRAQQMTVVGYGAEWISALRLVNEVEAMSQSVKRRQKSVKKSSGRFLAKSLDPLAQQRLAQMRLGLDP; encoded by the coding sequence ATGTCACGCGCCTCTCTCTCTACCGTCTTGCTTGTAGACGGCTATAACGTCATTGGAGCCTGGAACGCCCTAAAACTGATCCGCGATCGCGATGGATTGGAACCAGCCCGATGGCACCTGATTGAGTCGCTGACCAACTACAGTTCTTATAACGGCTTTATTACTCAGATTGTTTTTGATGCCTATTACCAAAATACACCGAGCAAAAGCGAGGTCGTCACAGAAAACCTCTCGGTGCATTACACCAGCTTTGGGCAAACCGCCGATTCATTTATCGAAATCACCTGCGCTAAATTTCGCAACGATATTCGTAAATTTCACCAGCGCCTAGTCGTTGCCACCTCCGATCGCGCCCAACAAATGACGGTCGTGGGATATGGTGCAGAATGGATATCCGCTTTGCGCCTGGTTAACGAAGTAGAAGCCATGAGCCAAAGCGTGAAACGGCGACAAAAATCCGTCAAAAAATCCTCCGGTCGCTTTTTAGCAAAATCCTTAGACCCCTTAGCCCAACAGCGTTTAGCCCAGATGAGATTGGGCTTAGATCCTTGA